The DNA window GCGATTGCTTCCCCTTACAGGAAAGGCTCGTCCAGGTGGGCCCTTAGTTGccacctgctctgggcaggTGCCTTTCAGCCACACCGTCCCTTGCTTGTTCTTGGCGAGTTGCTCTGGACGGGGAGAGGCCGGAGAGTTTGTACAAGTAGCgcacccagctgcctgccctcgAAGCGCTTCTCCGCTGAAGGGGTCTTGTGAGGCGTGAATTCTCGCCACGGCTTCTCTGCGCGGTACCCGCAGGGAGCGACCGGAGGCAGCGGCTGGGGTTCAGGGCAGAGCTGATTGCCCAGCTCAGTTCCTAATCCTCTGATGCTGGCGGCGGGAATGAGAGCCAGGGCACCCTTCTCCAGCTGAATGtagtttcttcttctcctccgCCTCCTTTTCAGCCAGACAATCACCCGGGAAACTGCTGGCCCTTCCCAGGAAGTCGGGGACACGTCCTGATCAAGCTGTCTCTGCCAATCACTCCCAGAGCTGTCACCATGGACCACGTTTCAGGGAGTGCGTTCCATCGAGACAGCATCCCCAGCGCTCCAAAGGACTTTGCAGTCTACGTAAGTCATTTGTCGagttgggggcggggggtgcctATGGGTCAAAGAGTCCAGCGGCCCGCGGCTTCCTCCTGGCTCGCACAAGAAACAAGCTCCTCAGAGTTCCTCTCTTTCCATTGTATTCCTCTTTCCATATCCAACGGACCGCTCGAAAGGAAGCTTCTGGGGCAAGGTGGTACTCCAGGAGCCACAGGGAAAAGGAGCTGGCATGGTGCACGGTCCTGGACCTTCTGGCCTCCAATCCCAGTGGGCATGTGTCATCCTCAGGCTACCCccacctgcccccacccccaccccgggagcgtctgctccttttctgactGGCAGCTTAGACTCCTTGAGTAGGCAAGTGTGGCATGCTACTTAGCTGCAGCTTCTCGTCGTCCTCTTGCGCTCATCTTCCTTGGGCTAGGTAGCCAAAATAAACCAGTACTCTGCCGACTGAAGTTAAGTCTTCGCACTGTGTACCAAACGCTCTTGTTTTCTCTACCCCCGTCTTTCTCTAGGGCCTGAAGGAAGGACGTGAGGAGCAGGGCACGTTCCTGGGAGAGTTCACGTTCCTGGCAGCACTGAATCCCAGACAGACCTTCCAGCTGAAAGTACGGGGACCAAGAGGGAGGAGAGTtgtaggagaggaggaggaggaggagaaatgtggTCGGTGGAGGAGAAGCTTCCCCTCCAAAGGGCGAGAGGCAGCCCTCTCCTTGAGCGTGTGCCACGCTggcctttcttctgctttaaccTCCTAAGGGCGTACGCCTGGACTGCCGTTCTTCTTTGCTTTCGTCTTGGCTTTAAGCTTCAGTGCTCAACAACCGCCACAGTTGAAGCTGAAATCAGCTGGACTGTCTGGACTCCAAGTGCATACAAGCGGCCACATCCCGTAGTGCGCGCTACTACGGGCCTGCTAGTTCAAGCCTAGAAATACTGGGCTTTCTGAGGATTCTGTTGTTGCTGGTAGCGAGTAGCGAGAAGGGAGGCCATTCTGTGTCAGTGGCTTTCTAGAGAAGGCAACGAGGCATTATACTAACCCCACTGGGTCTTGTGACTGTGGAAGCATGTGCCTCAAAGCAGGCGAGAAGCACTTGCCAATCTATGTGCGCAAGCTTCTGgtagctgcttcttccttgacTGATCTTATGGCCAAATGAGGTAGAGCAGGATAAGAAGGTCCTGACCATGAGAGGTCAAAAGACCTCGCAGGGCAGCCAGAAGTAAGCTGTTGAAGGAGTCCATTGCTGTGGCACTCCTCTGTCAGTTGTCGCctgccagagaggaaaaggcaactcatttcttcttctcatttcaGAACGAGCTCTCTGGGGTCGTGAAGTACATCAGGCTGGAAGTGCTGAGCAACTGGGGCCACCCAGACTACACCTGCCTGTATCGATTCAGGGTGCACGGTGATCCTCCCAAAGACGATGAGGGGAGAGGTGTCAGTTTCGTCTGGCAATAAATTCCATTGATTTTCACCAAGTCGAGTTTGAGTCTCTCGTGCCTGTGACGCTAACTGCTAAGAGagctccctgtcctcctctcGACCCATGAGCTCATCGCAGACTTCCCGGGAGGAAGAGGTGAGGGAAAAAAGGACTAAGAACCATCTGCTGcagatatcttcatttttatttgtgttggaGGACCGAAGGCATGTGCAGCTAAAGAACGCCCAAGTGGTAAGAAGAAGACAgactgagaagcaggaaagcacGGTAAAAGTTTGGGTGCCCAGAACTGCGTAGGATAGGCTACCCACTCAAGATAGCATGGTAACTTAAAGTTCAACATGTCCTGCCCAAGTCAAGACACCTTTCCTAGAGGGGAACTCTGTCTCAAGCTGCCTCTGAACGGCCGTCGAGGGGCCTCAGCTGCTCCCGCTGGGCGCGCCATCTCCTCCCATGGCGTGCGGGGGGATGCGCGCGTGTCACCTCTGGAACCTGGCTCTCATCCAACACAGCACCCGCTCTGGCAGAGCCATTTCTTTGTGCGGGCTAGCTCTGGCGTTTCATCTGTGATTGGACGGgcttccttttgtccttttggGGATAAGGTCACATGCTTTTGCCAACTCTGTGAGTTGTTggtttggggagaaaagcagaacacaagGCGTCTGTTGTgtagggaagaggggaggaccCCGACCTCTAAAGAGCACGTGGAGCAGGAAACGTGCTCGGAGTCGAGTAGGCTCCCATCCTCTCCTGTAAACGTGTCTCCTGTCCTCGGGACGACAGAGCGCGGTGCCTACGGCAACAACCAGAAACGAACGCGCAAGGCACCCGTGCCTTGTGCCCTGTGGCCCCTTGCCTTTCTCAGGCTGCAAGAAGAGAGGCACCAAGCTGAACCTGAGCCCCCGCGAGAGAAACACCGCGTGGACTTGGCGCCTGACTTCCGTCACCTCTGAAGGCCCTCCTTGTACAGAGCgtcaaaagctgcagaagccagGAAAGGTTTCTTGCAGTTCCCAAATCTGTCCCTCTTCAGTGGGAATTCAAAGCGCTGGCCCCTTGGTAGGAGACGTTCTGGTTTTGTAGGATTTCCTCCCTTGCGGAGAGGAGGGCAAAACCTGCTCCCTGTCAGGTTGCATTTTGCCTCGAAACGGGGCGCTGCCTTTCCTATTGTGACATCGCTGGCCGACGTTGATGTCACAAAGCATCCTCAGCGCTGAGGTagacacagcagggcataagatCGGGGTTGTCCCTGCGCCTTTGTCACTCTCGCTCTCGAGGGAACGGAGATCGCAGAGGTTTTGGCTCGCTCCCGAGCAAGTAGGATGTTTGGTGCCCTGTACCTCAGCGGATACAGGCAGACTGCCGCCCAAGGCCCACGATCTGAACGGGTATGCTGCAAAAagccttctctcctttccccaagtGTTTGTTCTGCCTCATGAGTTGGGGTGGCtgtgggctgggcaggggaagaaCACGAGGGCAGCCTGGGAGCTGGGTCTGGAGGTggtgcaaggcagcagcagtctcTTCGGTCTCTTCATGAACACCAGGACTAGGCCTAGAAAGCCTTTTGTCTCTGCAAAGGGAGGGACAAATCCGTTTTGGATCGCATGGACGGAGTGCCAAGCAGTTGCCCAGATACATCCCTGCCGTAGGAATTGCGAGAGCTTAGCACAGTCCTGTACTGCGCTCCGCGGATGGGTTAGGTCTTCCCGTTGAGCAGAACCAGAAGGACACTGATGTTTCCTCTGTTGGCAGTGGATTTGACTTGTGTTCCTGACAGATGAGGTTTCCTTTGGAAACCTGGTCAGCTCCTCACCAGTGGTCTGCCTTAGGAAAAGGAGCACAAGATCCTCTGAGGGGTCCAAAAAGTTTTCTAGTAGGACAAAAGGGCTTGTTTATTCCCGATGAAGTCTACGCTGTAAGCCTTTCAAGAGCCTCCTGGAACAGGCTGGAGGAGTTTCCGTCTTGCAGAGCGGTGTGTGCTGTCTCTCGGCAGATGAGGCCTCAGGGGAGCAGGGGCTAGCCACCAGGGTGTTTCTTTGGAGTTTCCTTGGTTCCCCATGGCTTGCCAGCATGCATTTACGttccatcctccctccctcctacCCAGTCTGCATTTGTCGCTGCCGTACCAAATGCCCCACTGGTGCAGTTGGTGACAACTCCACCACTGAACTCGAGCTTGTTCAGGACCGAGGCAGTCCTCACACCACAAACACCAAGTTCAAGACCTGCATTCCCTACTGCTGCTCTcgagtctgctgctgctgctgaactgcaCGGGTACCGCCAGCTTCaccatccttttcctccttgctgctccGTAGGAAAATGAAGGCTCTGAAAACGGTGATGTGGGCGCTGCTTGTTGGTCTCTTCTGTGTTGGTGAGTCTCTGTAGAGCTCAGACCTGAGGGTGGCCCTTTGGAACCATTCTGCCCTGGTCCGCTTCCCCTGCTTTGACCAGAGGAGCCCGGCTAAGAGCAGAAAGTCCCCAACAGAGGTGTTCCAGTCCCTCCTGCTTCAGAGCAGAATGGGTGTGGGGGTGAGGAAGGGACGACTTGCCTTCCCTAGGAGGGCTAAGCCAGTTCTCTTAAGCCGAAGGAAGAGCTAGTGGCTAACCTTGGCTGCCCCAGGAGGTTGAGAAGCTTCTGCAGGACCAGGAGCGTATTCCAAGGGAGGGTGTGTCCATCTACTGCGGAGCCCGTACACCATCATGACCTCTCTCAGCGGCTACAAGAGGAGAGACAACTATGGCTCCTGGGAGAGACGCGGAAAGGGGAGCGGGCAGCCTGAGGCATAACGCAGCCATAGACCAAGTTGAAAGTGTAAGGAGAGCTTTGGTGTATGTCCGACAGGTGTCTACCACGTGGGACAGGTTGGCGAAGCAAGCCTCTGGAGGACTGCAGCGGTATGCCGAGCCTACATCTATTTGTATATTCAGCCTTTCCAAATGCAGGTGACATTTAGGTCTCTTCCGATCAAGGCGGCTTCTGCCAGCGTAACTCCAGGGCAGAAAGTGCCACTCATTAAAAGCCTGTGGCTAGGGCTAGGGACAGTAGCCACGCTGGCAGGTCATTCAGGTGAAGGTCAACTGGACTGAACACCAGCGTCTCCACAGATTGTGGCATTGCACGGCAGCTGAGAAAGAACAATGATGAGGCAGATTTGGGCCTGCACAGGGTTCAGCCCAGCACTGCTTTGCGTGTGAAGACTTGAGTCCGTGGGTTTTGATGGCTAGTAGAGTCTTCAACATGCCTCCCACTTCAAAAATTCAGGAATTCTTTTGTGGGCACATAATTCAGCGAGCAGCTTCGTAGCAATGAAGCTTCTGCGGGTGGTATCAAGGAGGAGCTGCAATCAAACCACTCGTGGAGGCGT is part of the Balearica regulorum gibbericeps isolate bBalReg1 chromosome 2, bBalReg1.pri, whole genome shotgun sequence genome and encodes:
- the LOC142600823 gene encoding SUN domain-containing protein 3-like, with translation LEEQLRKVQGELYHLRWSAKDIAERAVQEALKQAELPGFTGWAVQEIIDHVVEKVEENQVPMPDYALKSSGAAVIHSRTSPSLWNTKGKVFLYSLPLVDYVRSPEVILEPDNHPGNCWPFPGSRGHVLIKLSLPITPRAVTMDHVSGSAFHRDSIPSAPKDFAVYGLKEGREEQGTFLGEFTFLAALNPRQTFQLKNELSGVVKYIRLEVLSNWGHPDYTCLYRFRVHGDPPKDDEGRGVSFVWLQEERHQAEPEPPREKHRVDLAPDFRHL